The Pseudomonas sp. TH06 genome contains the following window.
AAATGCGTAGATATAGGAAGGAACACCAGTGGCGAAGGCGACCACCTGGACTGATACTGACACTGAGGTGCGAAAGCGTGGGGAGCAAACAGGATTAGATACCCTGGTAGTCCACGCCGTAAACGATGTCAACTAGCCGTTGGGAGCCTTGAGCTCTTAGTGGCGCAGCTAACGCATTAAGTTGACCGCCTGGGGAGTACGGCCGCAAGGTTAAAACTCAAATGAATTGACGGGGGCCCGCACAAGCGGTGGAGCATGTGGTTTAATTCGAAGCAACGCGAAGAACCTTACCAGGCCTTGACATCCAATGAACTTTCCAGAGATGGATTGGTGCCTTCGGGAACATTGAGACAGGTGCTGCATGGCTGTCGTCAGCTCGTGTCGTGAGATGTTGGGTTAAGTCCCGTAACGAGCGCAACCCTTGTCCTTAGTTACCAGCACGTTATGGTGGGCACTCTAAGGAGACTGCCGGTGACAAACCGGAGGAAGGTGGGGATGACGTCAAGTCATCATGGCCCTTACGGCCTGGGCTACACACGTGCTACAATGGTCGGTACAAAGGGTTGCCAAGCCGCGAGGTGGAGCTAATCCCATAAAACCGATCGTAGTCCGGATCGCAGTCTGCAACTCGACTGCGTGAAGTCGGAATCGCTAGTAATCGTGAATCAGAATGTCACGGTGAATACGTTCCCGGGCCTTGTACACACCGCCCGTCACACCATGGGAGTGGGTTGCACCAGAAGTAGCTAGTCTAACCTTCGGGAGGACGGTTACCACGGTGTGATTCATGACTGGGGTGAAGTCGTAACAAGGTAGCCGTAGGGGAACCTGCGGCTGGATCACCTCCTTAATCGACGACATCAGCTGCTTCATGAGCTCCCACACGAATTGCTTGATTCATTGAAGAAGACGAAAGAAGCAGCCCGAAATTGGGTCTGTAGCTCAGTTGGTTAGAGCGCACCCCTGATAAGGGTGAGGTCGGCAGTTCGAATCTGCCCAGACCCACCAATTTTGTGTGGGAAACGCCTGTAGAAATACGGGGCCATAGCTCAGCTGGGAGAGCGCCTGCCTTGCACGCAGGAGGTCAACGGTTCGATCCCGTTTGGCTCCACCACTACTGCTTCTGAAGTTCGAAAGCTTAGAAATGAGCATTCCATCAGTGTGATGATGAATGTTGATTTCTAGTCTTTGACTAGTTCGTTCTTTAAAAATTTGGGTATGTGATAGAAAGATAGACTGAACGTTACTTTCACTGGTAACGGATCAGGCTAAGGTAAAATTTGTGAGTTCTCTTAATTGAGAAATTCGAATTTTCGGCGAATGTCGTCTTCACAGTATAACCAGATTGCTTGGGGTTATATGGTCAAGTGAAGAAGCGCATACGGTGGATGCCTTGGCAGTCAGAGGCGATGAAAGACGTGGTAGCCTGCGAAAAGCTTCGGGGAGTCGGCAAACAGACTTTGATCCGGAGATGTCTGAATGGGGGAACCCAGCCATCATAAGATGGTTATCTTGTACTGAATACATAGGTGCAAGAGGCGAACCAGGGGAACTGAAACATCTAAGTACCCTGAGGAAAAGAAATCAACCGAGATTCCCTTAGTAGTGGCGAGCGAACGGGGACTAGCCCTTAAGTGGCTTTGAGATTAGCGGAACGCTCTGGAAAGTGCGGCCATAGTGGGTGATAGCCCTGTACGCGAAAATCTCTTAGTCATGAAATCGAGTAGGACGGAGCACGAGAAACTTTGTCTGAATATGGGGGGACCATCCTCCAAGGCTAAATACTACTGACTGACCGATAGTGAACTAGTACCGTGAGGGAAAGGCGAAAAGAACCCCGGAGAGGGGAGTGAAATAGATCCTGAAACCGTATGCGTACAAGCAGTGGGAGCAGACTTTGTTCTGTGACTGCGTACCTTTTGTATAATGGGTCAGCGACTTATTTTCAGTGGCGAGCTTAACCGAATAGGGGAGGCGTAGCGAAAGCGAGTCTTAATAGGGCGTCTAGTCGCTGGGAATAGACCCGAAACCGGGCGATCTATCCATGGGCAGGTTGAAGGTTGGGTAACACTAACTGGAGGACCGAACCGACTACCGTTGAAAAGTTAGCGGATGACCTGTGGATCGGAGTGAAAGGCTAATCAAGCTCGGAGATAGCTGGTTCTCCTCGAAAGCTATTTAGGTAGCGCCTCATGTATCACTGTAGGGGGTAGAGCACTGTTTCGGCTAGGGGGTCATCCCGACTTACCAAACCGATGCAAACTCCGAATACCTACAAGTGCCGAGCATGGGAGACACACGGCGGGTGCTAACGTCCGTCGTGAAAAGGGAAACAACCCAGACCGTCAGCTAAGGTCCCAAAGTTATGGTTAAGTGGGAAACGATGTGGGAAGGCTTAGACAGCTAGGAGGTTGGCTTAGAAGCAGCCACCCTTTAAAGAAAGCGTAATAGCTCACTAGTCGAGTCGGCCTGCGCGGAAGATGTAACGGGGCTCAAACCATACACCGAAGCTACGGGTATCATCTTCGGATGATGCGGTAGAGGAGCGTTCTGTAAGCCTGTGAAGGTGAGTTGAGAAGCTTGCTGGAGGTATCAGAAGTGCGAATGCTGACATGAGTAACGACAATGGGTGTGAAAAACACCCACGCCGAAAGACCAAGGTTTCCTGCGCAACGTTAATCGACGCAGGGTTAGTCGGTCCCTAAGGCGAGGCTGAAAAGCGTAGTCGATGGAAAACAGGTTAATATTCCTGTACTTCTGGTTATTGCGATGGAGGGACGGAGAAGGCTAGGCCAGCTTGGCGTTGGTTGTCCAAGTTTAAGGTGGTAGGCTGGAATCTTAGGTAAATCCGGGATTCTAAGGCCGAGAGCTGATGACGAGTTATCTTTTAGATGACGAAGTGGTTGATGCCATGCTTCCAAGAAAAGCTTCTAAGCTTCAGGTAACCAGGAACCGTACCCCAAACCGACACAGGTGGTTGGGTAGAGAATACCAAGGCGCTTGAGAGAACTCGGGTGAAGGAACTAGGCAAAATGGCACCGTAACTTCGGGAGAAGGTGCGCCGGTGAGGGTGAAGGACTTGCTCCGTAAGCTCATGCCGGTCGAAGATACCAGGCCGCTGCGACTGTTTATTAAAAACACAGCACTCTGCAAACACGAAAGTGGACGTATAGGGTGTGACGCCTGCCCGGTGCCGGAAGGTTAATTGATGGGGTTAGCTAACGCGAAGCTCTTGATCGAAGCCCCGGTAAACGGCGGCCGTAACTATAACGGTCCTAAGGTAGCGAAATTCCTTGTCGGGTAAGTTCCGACCTGCACGAATGGCGTAACGATGGCGGCGCTGTCTCCACCCGAGACTCAGTGAAATTGAAATCGCTGTGAAGATGCAGTGTATCCGCGGCTAGACGGAAAGACCCCGTGAACCTTTACTATAGCTTTGCACTGGACTTTGAATTTGCTTGTGTAGGATAGGTGGGAGGCTTTGAAGCGTGGACGCCAGTTCGCGTGGAGCCATCCTTGAAATACCACCCTGGCAACTTTGAGGTTCTAACTCAGGTCCGTTATCCGGATCGAGGACAGTGTATGGTGGGTAGTTTGACTGGGGCGGTCTCCTCCTAAAGAGTAACGGAGGAGTACGAAGGTGCGCTCAGACCGGTCGGAAATCGGTCGTAGAGTATAAAGGCAAAAGCGCGCTTGACTGCGAGACAGACACGTCGAGCAGGTACGAAAGTAGGTCTTAGTGATCCGGTGGTTCTGTATGGAAGGGCCATCGCTCAACGGATAAAAGGTACTCCGGGGATAACAGGCTGATACCGCCCAAGAGTTCATATCGACGGCGGTGTTTGGCACCTCGATGTCGGCTCATCACATCCTGGGGCTGAAGCCGGTCCCAAGGGTATGGCTGTTCGCCATTTAAAGTGGTACGCGAGCTGGGTTTAGAACGTCGTGAGACAGTTCGGTCCCTATCTGCCGTGGACGTTTGAGATTTGAGAGGGGCTGCTCCTAGTACGAGAGGACCGGAGTGGACGAACCTCTGGTGTTCCGGTTGTCACGCCAGTGGCATTGCCGGGTAGCTATGTTCGGGAAAGATAACCGCTGAAAGCATCTAAGCGGGAAACTTGCCTCAAGATGAGATCTCACTGGAACCTTGAGTTCCCTGAAGGGCCGTCGAAGACTACGACGTTGATAGGTTGGGTGTGTAAGCGCTGTGAGGCGTTGAGCTAACCAATACTAATTGCCCGTGAGGCTTGACCATATAACACCCAAGCAATTTGCGTCGAAAGGCCAAGTTGCGGTGTGTGAAGACGAAACGAACCGAAAGTTCGATGTTCACAAACACCTAGCTGTCACATACCCAATTTGCTGAAGCGAGGCCATCTGGTCACGAGTCAGTACCCGAATTTCTTGACGACCATAGAGCGTTGGAACCACCTGATCCCATCCCGAACTCAGCAGTGAAACGATGCATCGCCGATGGTAGTGTGGGGTTTCCCCATGTGAGAGTAGGTCATCGTCAAGATTAAATTCCGAAACCCCAATTGCGAAAGCAGTTGGGGTTTTGTTTTGCCCGCAGGAAAGTTTTGCTTACGACAGCGAACAAATTTGCACAGTTATTTTCGAATCAGAACACTAGAATAGCCCCACCTTTTTCGGAGCCAGAGCCTTTATGTCAGAGTCGGTTGACGCCCCAGGGCTGTCAGATTTACCGCTGGAGGACTTGGTGGCCTGTCACGAGTGCGACCTGCTGATGCGCAAGCCAACGCTTGCTCACGGCGAAAAAGCCCTCTGCCCGCGCTGCGGTTACGAACTGTACGCCCATCGCCATAATGTGGTGCAGCGCAGCCTTGCCCTGGTCATCGCGGCATTGCTGTTGTACATCCCTGCAAACTTTTTACCCATCATGCAGCTCAATATCCTCGGGCAATCCTCGCAGGACACTGTCTGGAGCGGAGTGCTCGGGCTGTTCAACACTGACATGCAGGGCGTTTCGATCGTCGTATTCCTGTGCAGCATGGCGATACCGCTGCTCAAGTTGCTCTGCCAGTTGTTCGTTTTACTGACGATTCGCTTCAATGTCGGCCGCAGCTATGGGCTGTTGCTCTACCGCATTTATCACCACCTCAGAGATTGGGGAATGCTCGAGGTCTACCTCATGGGCGTGCTGGTGGCGATCGTCAAACTGGCGGACATGGCGGCGATCACCGTCGGCCTTGGCCTGGTGTGTTTCATCGGTTTGTTGTTGATTCAGGTCTGGCTGGAAGTGGTGATGTCACCGCATCAGATCTGGCAGGCGTTGTCGGGAGAGGATGCTCATGCGGGCGATTGATGCGGGCATTCTGATTTGTACGGAATGCCACGAATTGAACAGGCAAGAAGAGGACGGCGACGGACAAACCTGCACCCGGTGCGGCGCACTCGTTCACGCTCGCCGGCCAAATAGCCTGGCCCGAACCTGGGCCCTGCTGATCACTGCGGCGATTATCTATATTCCGGCCAATGTCCTGCCGATCATGACTGTCAGTTCTTTGGGTCAGGGTGATCCGAGCACCATCATGTCCGGCGTTATCCAATTGGTGCAGCACGGGATGATTCCGATTGCCGCCGTGGTGTTCATCGCCAGTATTCTGGTGCCGACCTTCAAACTGGTCGGTATCGCGCTGCTGCTGTTCTCGGTGCAACGACGTCAACC
Protein-coding sequences here:
- a CDS encoding paraquat-inducible protein A, which translates into the protein MSESVDAPGLSDLPLEDLVACHECDLLMRKPTLAHGEKALCPRCGYELYAHRHNVVQRSLALVIAALLLYIPANFLPIMQLNILGQSSQDTVWSGVLGLFNTDMQGVSIVVFLCSMAIPLLKLLCQLFVLLTIRFNVGRSYGLLLYRIYHHLRDWGMLEVYLMGVLVAIVKLADMAAITVGLGLVCFIGLLLIQVWLEVVMSPHQIWQALSGEDAHAGD
- a CDS encoding paraquat-inducible protein A, with amino-acid sequence MRAIDAGILICTECHELNRQEEDGDGQTCTRCGALVHARRPNSLARTWALLITAAIIYIPANVLPIMTVSSLGQGDPSTIMSGVIQLVQHGMIPIAAVVFIASILVPTFKLVGIALLLFSVQRRQPLSARQRIWMYRFIEFIGRWSMLDIFVIAILVAVVNFGRLASVEANLGAIAFATVVILTMLAAVTFDPRLIWDNTESDDDHD